A genome region from Pirellulales bacterium includes the following:
- a CDS encoding sulfatase: MTESSTSPLAAPDRQRLFGNRRALVVAGTLLLLLVGGWLAHGRNPLEAVIGAPGIGALAAVVIVLVAPWFAPRGCSTMSWRELVVWAVAFGIGASLAQNLLRVAGYFLWFRPLPVSFTDYFVTLPSVMWWLTPLGEVAMFLALALWVKLAGRALSGIDQRALALALFAFVAVLDTVGYVLGDRLYPISLVIVSLGVATMISRRWQRLPARVPIRIAIGATAICLLLAIGGRWASRPAPPPDNPPLGPPNGNARPNIVLVTLDTVRKHNLSLYGYHRDTSPALARLAARGVTFRQAYAPCSWTLPTHASLFTGEMPHTHGATIFDPLPESAWTLAEALREAGYATGAFVGNCSYCSARTGLGQGFARYEDLPITRRTLLKTSYVGGALCAVLLNQQSYDPRMSAAEVNARFLHWQRQQTGRPFFAFVNYYDAHFPYYVPDPRFDRYTTLKDPQARWDMLWRWVAQLPDWRPTQPDEIEYAIGAYDGIVRYVDHQLGAMLDELQQRGALDNTIVVVTNDHGEHFGERGHWLHGATLYRPVIEAPLVISYPAKAPAGRMLERPVSLADVPATILDLAGITPSRPLPGVSWALGWSDEAPQPVFAEVLSADRNFAHLKSVIADGYHYIQADDGAPDELYRLEDGFAEATNLAETPAGRRLLPRFRALVSAEFTAQPQTAQRRRGAVWPLVWGACCR; encoded by the coding sequence ATGACCGAAAGCTCGACATCCCCTCTCGCCGCGCCTGATCGGCAACGACTATTCGGCAATCGACGAGCGCTGGTAGTAGCCGGCACGCTCCTGTTGCTCTTGGTTGGGGGCTGGTTGGCTCATGGCCGGAACCCACTAGAAGCGGTCATTGGCGCGCCTGGCATCGGCGCGTTGGCCGCAGTGGTGATCGTGTTGGTCGCGCCATGGTTTGCGCCGCGCGGCTGTAGCACGATGTCTTGGCGCGAGCTGGTTGTTTGGGCGGTCGCGTTCGGGATCGGCGCGTCGCTCGCGCAGAATCTGCTCCGCGTGGCTGGGTATTTTCTCTGGTTTCGGCCGCTGCCAGTCAGCTTTACGGATTACTTTGTCACACTTCCCAGCGTCATGTGGTGGCTGACGCCGCTGGGCGAAGTGGCAATGTTCCTAGCGCTGGCGCTATGGGTGAAGCTTGCCGGGCGGGCGTTGTCTGGCATCGATCAGCGGGCCCTGGCTCTGGCGCTATTCGCCTTTGTGGCGGTCCTGGACACAGTGGGCTATGTGCTTGGCGATCGGCTGTATCCGATTTCGCTGGTGATCGTGTCTCTGGGAGTCGCCACGATGATCAGCCGACGCTGGCAACGACTGCCGGCGCGTGTGCCAATACGGATCGCGATTGGCGCGACGGCGATTTGCTTGTTGCTGGCGATTGGCGGTCGCTGGGCGTCACGGCCCGCACCGCCTCCCGACAACCCCCCGCTTGGCCCACCGAATGGCAATGCGCGTCCCAATATCGTGCTCGTCACGCTCGACACGGTGCGCAAACACAATCTGAGCCTCTACGGCTATCACCGCGATACTTCGCCGGCGCTGGCGCGACTGGCCGCGCGCGGCGTGACCTTTCGACAGGCGTATGCTCCTTGTTCGTGGACCTTGCCCACGCATGCCTCGCTCTTTACAGGCGAAATGCCGCACACGCATGGCGCCACGATCTTCGACCCCTTGCCAGAGAGCGCATGGACGCTGGCCGAGGCGCTGCGCGAAGCCGGTTATGCGACCGGCGCCTTTGTGGGCAACTGCAGCTACTGTAGCGCGCGAACGGGGCTTGGACAGGGCTTTGCGCGCTACGAGGACTTGCCGATCACGCGGCGCACCCTCTTAAAGACGAGTTACGTGGGAGGGGCTCTCTGTGCGGTGTTGCTCAATCAGCAGAGCTACGATCCGCGGATGTCGGCCGCCGAGGTGAACGCTCGGTTCCTGCATTGGCAACGGCAGCAGACTGGTCGGCCGTTCTTTGCCTTCGTCAATTACTATGACGCCCATTTTCCGTACTATGTGCCCGATCCGCGATTCGACCGCTATACCACATTGAAAGACCCGCAGGCGCGCTGGGACATGCTCTGGCGCTGGGTCGCACAACTGCCCGACTGGCGGCCGACGCAGCCAGACGAGATCGAGTACGCGATCGGCGCCTACGATGGCATTGTGCGATACGTCGACCATCAGCTTGGCGCCATGCTGGATGAGCTGCAACAGCGCGGCGCGCTGGACAACACGATCGTGGTGGTCACCAACGATCATGGCGAGCATTTTGGCGAACGCGGCCATTGGTTGCACGGCGCCACGCTCTATCGGCCGGTGATCGAAGCGCCGCTCGTCATCTCGTATCCGGCCAAGGCGCCAGCGGGCCGAATGCTGGAGCGGCCGGTGTCGCTGGCTGATGTGCCCGCCACCATTCTCGACCTGGCCGGAATTACTCCGTCGCGACCGCTGCCGGGCGTGAGTTGGGCCCTCGGCTGGAGCGATGAAGCACCTCAACCGGTCTTTGCCGAAGTATTGTCGGCCGATCGCAACTTCGCGCATTTGAAGTCGGTGATCGCGGATGGCTATCACTACATTCAGGCCGACGACGGAGCGCCTGACGAGCTATATCGGTTGGAGGACGGATTTGCCGAGGCGACCAATCTGGCCGAGACGCCCGCCGGGCGTAGGCTGCTGCCGCGGTTTCGCGCGCTGGTGAGCGCGGAATTCACCGCGCAACCGCAGACTGCCCAGCGCAGGAGGGGGGCAGTCTGGCCATTGGTCTGGGGCGCTTGTTGCCGCTGA